The Vulpes vulpes isolate BD-2025 chromosome 1, VulVul3, whole genome shotgun sequence genome contains the following window.
TTGCAACTAACAGAGTTGTAATGTAGTATCaaagaatatccacaattatGTGAAAAGATTAATATACTCCTCGCCTTTTCCAACTACACATCTGTGAGGTTGGATTCACATTATTCAaccaaaatgacaaattttaatagactaaatgcagaagcagatacGAGAATCCATTGTCTTCAATTACGCCAGGCATTCAAGAGATTTGCAAAGATACAAAACAATACCATTCGTGTAAggttttttgtttgaaaaagttattttttcattaaaatattcatattaacaTGTGATGGATTTATCtttaaatgaatactttttttcccaTAACTTTTAATAAGTCAAATATAGATATAACCTACATAAACAAAACCTCTTTGGAACTTAAAAGCATCAGAGTCCTGAGACTAAAGAGTTTGAGAATTGTGTATTAGAtggaagcagaaataaaagactattttaagattttattcatttattcatgagagacagagacagaggcagagacataggcagagggagaagtaggctccctgcggggagatcAATGAAGGACCGACCAGAGGACCCAACAGGACACAGAGGTGAATCAATTGCGACCTAagacaaagacagatgctcaatcactgagccacccaggagtccctaaaaagactattttagataatttaaatGAGAAGGCTATGCAAAAAGGCTGTAGTGTAGTTTCAGAATTAAGAGCTTCAGTGGTTTATcaacaagaaatggaaaacagaatcagaaacactgagcttgggatgcctgagtggctcagaggttgagcatctgcctttggctcaggtcgtgatcctggggtcctgggatcaagtcccctgcagggagcctgcttctccctctgcctgtgtctctgcctctcgctgtgtgtctctcatgaataaataaataaataatcttaaaaaaaaaaaacaaaacactgagttTCCCTTAAAGATAAAACTGGTAACAAGTGTAATCACAATACACATGGCACCACACAAATATAGTTCAGAGACAGGCACAACTAAGGCCTAAGAGGTGAAGGGATACAGGGATGGGTATGTTCCACAAAGACGACAGAGTCAATTCtaccccaacttttttttttttttttttaaacagagccTCTTTCCTTTCTGGTTGTAGAagaacaagtaaaatcttttcactgtgaataaatattaaaaacagagttCCATGCTCCAGAGATGGGTCAAATAACTGTGCTCACTGATcgggttacaaaaaaaaaatatacctttGCTACGTATACCTTCTTGGGACCCTCTCTCACTGCTCATTCTCTATTACAATAACATTCTTTCCACTGGGGGAGAATTTTAACCTGCCACCAAGCAGTATGACCCTATAACTAacccccttttttctttaaaggttttattatttttttaaaggttttatttttaagtagtctctatacccaacatggggctcaaactcacaaccccaagatcaagagtggcatgctcttccaactgagctggccaggtacTCCTATAACATCCCAGCTTAAACATCCTAACCAAACACCAGTACTTTCAGCACCATTAAAAAGCAAGAGCAGAGAGGGCATCCCCTTGCCTACAAAGCTTTTGACATCTATTATCCCTTGAGTCCGTCAACAAGCCTATGAAACATGCAAAGTAGGTACCATTATTCTCACTTTATATGAGACCCAGAAAGGCCAACTTGACTGAAGTCACCTGGCAAGTTCAGTACAGTACTACAGCCAGCACCTAGCCACCTATCTCCTAAAAGCAATAGCCGCCTCGGAATACCTGTCACCTCTATGTCCCTAGCTTTGCCCTTCCTACATGACAGATTTCCAATATTGAATCTGTCTTTGGGACAATCTAGGATATATAAATGTGTTCCCTAAATTCTCTCTTTTAAAGCCTCCAAAGAAATTTCAGCAAAATTCATGCCATTCATTCATGCCTTAAGTCTATGCAATCTGATGGGGCAGGAATGGGATGGCAAATAAAGCAGAGAATACAAGAGAATTAGGAACCTTTGCCTCAGAGTtccaaaaaaatttgttttaacttGCTAACTTCATCACAGAGGCAAGGAACTACTTCTCGGCCTCATCAATGACATCATTCTGAATGATGAAAATATACTTATTATGTCAAGTTCCATTATGACAGCATAATTATCAGATCCTACAGAATGTGGACTGTGTAATAACGGAAGAGTAACTCCAAGAATAACCAAGAAAGCTATAAAGATTCTTCATACATATTTACTTTTACCCATTTCTAAAAGGTTGTGTGCATGGATGTGTAGAGACAAAAGAAGGGAAAACCAATAGAAAGGTAAGAGCAGGAAAATTGTCCCACTTGCCAGAAACTGACTGAAAGCTCTGGAGGACTatgaaatgaaggaggaaaaaccCCGGATAAGACCTTAGAGGAGGAGTCTAAGTGGCAGAGGGAAGGTCTCACAATACACAAGTAGAACATTATTCCATGTCTGCTTTATCTTTGCCTTCTTGCTGTTTCCCTCAAGGATCTGTTCTTTTAGAGACCCTTTTTTAGATCACAGATCTTTGAGATACTCTAATAAACCCTATAAATCCTATTCCcccaaaactaaacatacacatacaaaacCATGTCTGATTCCAAGGTACCTTAGGCCTCTTGGGGCTCCCCTCAGAGGTTAGGCTGCTCTAAGTTAGAACCACTACTTTACAGTCATCATCTGCTCATACTCCAGCAACTAACCAGAGACTCTCTCATTAAGCACAATGCAGTCTCCACAATCTGGGAGGGAATAGACAGGTATGTTGTCAGATATgttgtcttgttttgtgtttgtttcagttACTGAGAAAAGATGAAATACACAGAGGGAAGAGATTTCCCTAGATGAGGCCAAGTCAAGACTGCATGACCTCTGGGATGGATAATGTAGAGATCTCAGTCTTGAATCATGGTCAAACGAGGTGACCTAAAGGGTAGCCCAAGAAACTGATTTTAGAATGTTCTACACAATGGCAGAGACTCACCTTGGGGGGAGAGTCCCTCCGCAAGAAGAGACTGCTCAAAGTCCAAAGACACCAATCCCAAGGAGAGGACCAAACTTATAATACAACTAGTTTCAGCCATGCCACGCGGCACTTGTGACTGGGCCTGCAGCCCAAGGAGCCCAGACAGCTCTAAGATACAGAGCAGATGGctatagagagagaaaaacaatattgGGAATTATAGGTATGAGCCTGGAGACAGTGAGGCCATACATCAGTCGTGCCTGGCTCCAGATCTACTGTACTCACATCTTCAAAATGTTCAGGCTATTGCCCTTCCTATGTTCTCAGAGTCTCAATTCCTGACACCTGGAGGGCATGCATAGCTGGGAATTTCTAACTGCTCTCCTTTACCATCCAGGATTTGGCAAGAAAAATTTTACTACCTCATCCTGAAGCCTCATGAATAAACACTTGGACACATTGGGTTGAGGAAGACCTGGTGGTGGAAAGGAATGGTGATGGTGAGTCTTTCAGTATTTCTTCAGTGGAACAGGGACACCAACAGACAGCAGGGGAAATGTGACTGACCATTTGGTACTCAAGATCTGAGGCAAGCAAGCAGGAGGCAGCCTGAGAAGGAGTCCAGAGAATCACAACAGCACAGGAGATAAGCAAAGAACAGCCAGAATAGGAACCACTGATGGATAAAAGTGATGGACCAGACACAAGTGGAACATAGGGTTCCCCAAATCCCAGCATTTGCCTTCTGCCATCACAGATTTTGTCATTTCCAGGTATCACttatcaaataatttgaatagtTCTTATAAATGGACTCTTTCTTAAAAACTTACCCTCATCCTAAGGAATAAAGTGCTAGTTCTGCTTTTTCCTAATATACATTAGAATAAGATGTAAGTACTAATATAAGTTTTCCACATCCCACCTAAAATCACCTGGCACCACACAGAGGCCCAGGTTGCCAGGGGTCCTGAGCCTGAAATTTGGTCCCATCTCCAGCCTCATCTATTAGCATGACCCCTGTGGGAGCCCACAGCTGCCCCCCCATCCCCTAGGTAAAGGAAAACTAGATAAGTCCTACAGCTGCTCTGCATAGCTTTGAGTGTTTACATTGGCAGATTTCCATGTGGTTCTGGCAAAGGTACCCACCAAGGTGACATGTTGGCACATCTTAGAAATTTCTCAGTTACTACTCTTTTGGGGGTGGCTACAGATGGAGACAGGGGTAAGGCATCTGCAAGCAAAAGAAGGAGATGTAGGAAGACAAGTCTAGTATAGAAGGAAAAACATCAGATTTAAACCAAAACATATGGCATCTCTATGATCTAGCCGAATTTaagtttacatttataaaatgaggatcagtttgccttttttttccttaaatttataCCAAAGCTCCTAAACTTTCATCCAACCTGAACTTTCAAAAATCATATAGTGATAATCCTAAACTACTCTTGAAAGTCCCATTCAGGCTTGCATACAAAAGCTAGATGACATCTGGACCCTTCCCACTAGTTACCAGTTTAGTTTTGGCAACTTCACTAGTAGAgccatatttgttaaatgaagaaatgtattGCATTACCTGCCTTTTTTAGTGATAAACTTTTTTTAGTTGATGTAAAAGGCAAAGACGGACACAAGTACCCAAGTGACAGTTCGTAAAGTTTGATCTGGTACTCACTGGACTTAAAGCTGATTAAATGTATGCTCGAAATAAGGGAAAAGAACAAAAGTGAAGAATGCTGGAAATGTATGAACCAAAATTGTGTCTAAAAGGCAAACTATAGTAAGTTTATACTATTCATTCGTTTTTAGAAAACAGAGTCTCTCCCTAAAATGCATACAGCTAGAGTCATATTTACCATGCTCAGTCTCTGTATATTTTCAAGAATAcattatattcaaaatgctgtCTCATCTCACAAAATATATGAGGTAGCCTACGGAAAAATACAAACAGATAAAGCTGAACAAGAGCAAATATAAATCTGAAAGCCAAAAACTATGCATTTTATTGTGTGTAAATGACATCTAAAACACACCTCAGttaaagaagcaaaaataggaaaaagagcCAAACAAAAAAGCCAGggacaaaagagaacaaaaaatgcAGCCAGCAAGTCCTGCAGTTATAAAGTTAAACTGAGCTTCCCACCAGCCAAAGCTACAAGGGAAACATGACTGCCTCCTGATTCTTGTTGCAGAGGCTTTAGATCTGGGTACCTTCAGTGAGGGACAACACTGTGGTATGTACATTAACATGTTTCCTAAGACCATCCCTGCCTGTATATATCAATGTTAGCACAACTGAACATTTCTACAGCAGGAGTCAGGTGGGCAGGCAATGTAAGTCCAATGAGCAGCAAAGAGGCTTAAATGAGATGAGGACAAAGAGCTCAGGAAGCCGTGAACCCTTAAGCAAGGGGTGCAGAACTGACTGCCCAGTGTGAAGAAGCCAGCTGAACTCACAAGTGGCTCTGGCATCTACCCTAGCCCAATTGATTCACAAAGAGCTTCATTACAGGGGTTACTCTGCAAAATAAGCAAGAGGTCCACAAAGGGCCCACCTGGGCACATCCATTGAGCTTCATGTAGCAGAGGGGGCCTCCAcatccattttctccattttttagtCACAGAAGCCCCTGAGTTTTAACTGGACACATGGCCACCCAAGTAAGAGGCTATATGTCCGAATGTCCCTTTCAGCGAAGTGTAGCCACGCTGATAGGAGAGATTCCAGGTCATACCCTTTAAAAAGAAACCGCTTTACTCTCTAGACATGGGGCTGATGAGTCTACTTTGACCTTGTGGGCAAGATCACACCCTAAGGTTGGCtgaacaagataaaaagaaactgaggtcctGGTGACCGTGTACAGTTAAACCTGCCCCAGACCACCTGATTATGTCTATACTATTAGAAGAGAGCATAATAAACTTCTACTAGGAGCCATTATGATTTAGGTCCTCTTTGTAATAACAGCTTAGCATGTGGCTTAACCTCATTCACAACAGAATGGAAAGATGCCAGAGGGAGACTCCAAAGGAGTCCAGCAACACCCTAGAAAGGTTAATTCACAATTCATTTCAGCAAACAGGTCAGGAAATGACAGCCATCACACCAAGTTATGCCTCTTACTCCTTCTCCAAGAAAGGCCCAGCTGCATCCCTGGAGTAGAGGAAAAGGCCTTTATTatagcccagcccagcccaaccCGTCCACTGCGGACCTAGGCCAAATCCTTGATATTTGGGAGACAAAGACTGCTTTCCCCACCAACACTAGGCAGGGACAGCCCTGTCCTACCTTTTCCCCTAAAGCAGGAAAGCTCCACACTTCTCCACTCTTCATAATTACCATTCTTGAGAACAGGCCAAGTCCAGTAAGGCAGACGTAGGGTGAAGCAGCTGCTGGGGGGGCTGTGTGTGAGGGTCAGGGGAAGGGAGTCCAGAGCCCCAGAACAAAAGTCAcagctgggaagagggagagaagcctcCATGTCTGCCCTGGGTTTCTGGAGTCCAGAGACCTCAGGGTGCAGCACCTGCTCCTTCTATGCAGTCCCCCTGGTGACAGAGCTTGTCTGGGCAGCTGCCAGTCACTAACGAATCCCAGCCACCGGCACCTGCTGCTGCTTGCGGATCTTATTGAAGAGTTCCATGTATTGGACCATGGTATCTGCTGGGCCGTAGACAGCATCATGTCTGTTCCCAAACACTGCTGGGGCTCCTGGCGTGTGGCTGCCTAGAAAACTCTGCAAGAACTCGAGCAGTAGGCTCCAGCAGTCGCTAGCTACCACACAGGGGCCATACTCCACCTAGGGCCAAAAGAACATAGAACAAGGGTGAGTAAGGCAAGGACAAGGTCTTCTGCTTCTCTTATACCTCTTACCCCCTGCTCCTAAATTCTCCAGCCCCAAACCAAAGACAAACACCTTTTAACACAGTGTTGCTCCACAGGAAATACTCAACCCAAACACCAGGGATTCCACATACCCAGCATCACTCCCTTTAGGCATCTCTGGCATTCTCATCTCATCTTAGGAGTTATCAACCCACAGCCCAACCCACAAACCCAAAGTCAGATATAGGCCCCTTTTGATGATCTCAGAACTGTATAGTCCCTACTATGCTGCATTAAGATCGAAGGAGAGCTAGAAAAAgtctgagagagaaaatgaagaatgagagaaaagtaaggatgtgtgtttgtttgtgtgtgtgtgaccagaGAGAAAAGTGGACACTAAGTCTCTTTAAGACCAAACATTACCCCCAAGATAGACCCCACCTAACTCTAAGAAGTAATTTCCCAACCCATGTGGCAGGGGCCAAAGGAGATACACCTTAgactttctcattcctttttcctGGTTTTTCACTGAAGGGATGGCAAGAAAAATAACTAGTAACCATAAGGAGAAACAAGTAAGAAAGAGCTGGGATGTATCTGTactaaaaaaaaagctggaaatgtGAAGGATAAGCAGACAGTGGGTTCCCAGTGGGCCTCAGCTAATGCAAGGTACATCACAAGCCAAAAGAAGTCAGGAAACTTTGGTCCCAGAGGTCACTGGAGTTTCAGAGCAGTAATCACTACTAAGGCCCTTTACTCCACCTGGAATGCTTTGTGGGCCTTATCTATTCCCACATCTCTACATTATAAATCCCTCTCTACATGCTACTCCTGCAGAAAGCATCCCAATCCCCAAAGTCAGCAGTGCTCTCATTGGCCCAAGTTCCCAAAGCAATTTGTGCCTGGGAAtgtcttaaaaattaacttaaaaaacagTCGGTGTGTTTCAGCTTCACTCATTTTCTCAATCACACATTTTCAAAAAGCAGGCCCTATagcttactaatttttttttcctcacacagAGCTGGGCACATAGCAGACTGAGGAATTTCACTGGTCCCAAAGCCAGCTACTGCCACACTCCCTCTTTGCGGTGTCCAACATATACCTCAGAGATGGAATCACCACACAAACTTCTTTCCATCATGAAAGAAAGTTGACAGCATATCAAAAGGAAAGGCTCATCTCTGCTACACAACCTTTGAGACCTATCTTAAAGTATACCATGGAGGGGTGTAGTTACATGATTTAGGGCCCACCACCCAAAAGTTACCTGTACACTGTCTCCCCCTGGTTTGCTCCAGTCCTTGTGACAGGTGACCAGTTCCTCCACATCACAATCCACCTGCCTCCCTTGGCTatcccttccctcctccagcaAGCCAGCCTTCCTAAGCTTTCTGCCACTGCAACCCCAGCTTCCCACTCTCACCCTGGGCCAGAGCCTGAAAGActaaagaaaggataaaagatgcagagacagaggagcACAAATGCTCTGGGGACAGGGATCAGGAAGGCATCAACAGCGGTTTGCACTCAGAGGGACGTGGAAATCCACCGATCCCTCTGCTGAGCAGCCCTTCAGCATATACTGCTCCTTTTCCCCCAAGGTCTTACCTCTACAGAGATGCCTCGGGCACTGGGCCCCATGGTGACTGTGCCCACCTTCACTAGGAAATCACAGTACTGGTAACGGGTACCCCGGGTCTCAATCTTGCTGGCCTTGGCACTCTGGAAAAAGCCCTTGAGCTTCACCATGAGCACATCGAAGTTGGTGTCGGCAATAAGGCAAGGGCCATTCTCAAAAAGGGCGAAGCAGCTCAAAGGGTACTCTGAGTTGTGCATCACGTACATCAGTTTCCCGGCCTGACCTACAGGGACAGAGAGCCTATCAGCATCAGGATCTTTGTTGGCAAGCCTCGGAATAGTCAAATGCATGGAACAGGGCCAGATGGCAATCTGCCACTACCTCAGCCATCTTGGAGGGCAATGGAGGGTAATCCCCTCATCAACAGTCTGTTCcacaaagaggaagggagaagagcagTGGGCAAGGCACTATGTGGTAAAAGCTCATTCCCCAGGAAATATGAGGAGCATAAGGGAACTTCCATAGCACTGGTAAGTTTAGTTCTTGAACGATGGGCTCCACAGATGGGTGCTTAATGATGACAATCAATCACCCACAGAGACTTTCCATAGTCTTCTGTATAATCCTATGTTAtgtaataaggaaaataagaagtAATATTAAAAGCATTTGAGTAtacaaaaatgaagcaaatgctctcttctctgtccttccctttctcctttggcCTCCTTCCTGATATACAAGAAGGGGCCCCACAGAAGCAGCAAAGGGGAGTATCTGAGCTTGAGGCTGGAAAGGAAGGCCAGAGTGAAGCTATGGTAAGACTTATTTTCCATGCCTCAAGAAGTCTGGACTTTACCCTTAAGGCAATGATGAACCCCTGGAGTGCTATAAGGCATCAGCTGACTTGGGAAGCAATCAGCACTTTCACAGAAAGAACTCAGGATCTGGAATCAGAAGGTCTCATTTCAAGCCCCATCCAATCTTTCTAGTCTCTGAGAAATGAGTTTTCTCATTGATTACTACTAGAGATTTACTGCAAGAAGGAAAGCTACTTATATTTGGTTAACTGAGAAATAGAAAGCAAGATCCCCGTTCATACACTGTAAGAATTAATGGATACACTACCACAATCCCAAGTATTCATGAAGActtacttataaaatatttactaagtacttaATCATCCCAAACATCGTGCTAGGGTTTAAGAGGCATGCAAGTAGAAGACTTAGTACCTGACCTCAGGAAACTGACACTCTCATTAGAGACAATAAAAAACTATTAAGGAGATAGTAAGACCAAAACGCTTATGTGGGACAAACCAGAAAtctttttggaaggaagaaaagaccAGAGCAGGAAAGGATCAAACAGCAAGAGTGCAAATGTGCAAATGTCAATAGGAAAAACTTTCATGGAGAAAATAGCACCTGAACTATGATACAAAGAGAAGGTAGGGTTCGGCCacatagaaaaggaaagatattctAGGCAAGAATGAGAGCTTAACAGTGGAAACGAGATGGGGCAGAGAGACCTTTACATAGGCCTCCACTCTGCTGCTACTTCCAGAACTCAACAGGCTCCCTTCTCCACATCCCTCCTGACCACTTGTGCCAATGGGTACCTTTTACCTCCTGCTAAACCCAGAGCAAAACATTTCAATCctcaa
Protein-coding sequences here:
- the MED20 gene encoding mediator of RNA polymerase II transcription subunit 20, yielding MGVTCVSQMPVAEGKSVQQTVELLTRKLEMLGAEKQGTFCVDCETYHTAASTLGSQGQAGKLMYVMHNSEYPLSCFALFENGPCLIADTNFDVLMVKLKGFFQSAKASKIETRGTRYQYCDFLVKVGTVTMGPSARGISVEVEYGPCVVASDCWSLLLEFLQSFLGSHTPGAPAVFGNRHDAVYGPADTMVQYMELFNKIRKQQQVPVAGIR